One stretch of Anas acuta chromosome W, bAnaAcu1.1, whole genome shotgun sequence DNA includes these proteins:
- the LOC137846921 gene encoding olfactory receptor 14C36-like yields MPSGTPGPSPIKDVLPNSLFAFLVVAEYYLLTVMSYDRYVAICKPLHYGSLLGSRACAQMAAAAWGSGLLNAVLHTASTLSLPLCHGNAVDQFFCEIPHILKLSCSNSYLREVWAILFSLFLAFGCFVFIVASYVQIFRAVLTIPSEQGRHKAFSTCLPHLIVTSLMISTSIFAYLKPPSISSPSLDLVVTVLYSVVPPVANPLIYSLKNRELRDSIRTLLEYTYLQQIHL; encoded by the coding sequence atgccctctgggacaccagggccatctcctatcaaggatgtgctgcccaactctctctttgctttcttggtTGTAGCTGAGTATTACCTTCTCACAGTCATGTCGTACGACCgctatgttgccatctgcaagcccctgcactatgggagcctcctgggcagcagagcttgtgcccagatggcagcagctgcctggggcagtggccttctcaatgctgtcctgcacacggccagcacactttccctgcccctctgccacggcaatgctgtggaccagttcttctgtgaaatcccccacatcctcaagcttTCCTGCTCAAATTCCTATCTCAGAGAAGTTTGGGCAATTCTGTTTAgcttatttttagcatttggttgctttgttttcattgtggcGTCCTATGTTCAGATattcagggcagtgctgacgattccctctgagcagggccggcacaaagccttctccacgtgcctccctcacctgatTGTCACCTCCCTGATGATCAGCACTTCCAtctttgcctacctgaagcccccctccatttcctccccatccctggacctggtggtcaCAGTTCTGTACAGCGTGGTTCCTCCAGTAGCAAACCCTCTCATCTATAGCTTGAAGAACCGGGAACTAAGGGATTCCATCAGGACTCTACTTGAATACACATATCTTCAGCAAATTCACCTATAA
- the LOC137846922 gene encoding olfactory receptor 14C36-like, whose translation MPNISSVSEFLLLPFADTRELQLLHFALFLGIYLAALLGNGLILSAVACHHRLYTPMYFFLLNLALLDLGCISTTLPKAMANALWNTRAISYQGCAAQVFLFVLLMSSEYFLLTIMAYDCYMAICKPLHYGSLVGSRACAQMAAAAWGSGFLHAVLHTATTFSLPFCQGNAVDQFFCEIPHILKLSCSDTYLREVWALVFSISLVFGCFVFIVLSYVQIFRAVLRMPSEQGQHKAFSTCIPHLAIVSMFSSTAMFAYLKPSSISFPSLDLVMSFLYSVIPPTLNPLIYSMRNQELRNVARKLFGYLLLYKQ comes from the coding sequence atgcccaacatcagctcagtgagcgagttcctcctgctgccattcgcagacacgcgcgagctgcagctcctgcacttcgcgctcttcctgggcatctacctggctgccctcctgggcaacggcctcatcctcagcgccgtagcctgccaccaccgcctctacacccccatgtacttcttcctcctcaacctcgccctcctcgacctgggctgcatctccaccactctgcccaaagccatggccaatgccctctggaacaccagggccatctcctaccAAGGGTGTGCGGCACaggtctttctctttgtcttgttGATGTCATCAGAGTATttccttctcaccatcatggcctatgactGCTACATGGCCATCTGCAAGCCCttgcactacgggagcctcgtgggcagcagagcttgtgcccagatggcagcagctgcctggggcagtggctttctccatgctgtcctgcacacggccactacattttccctgcccttctgccaaggcaatgctgtggaccagttcttctgtgagatcccccacatcctcaagctctcctgctcagatacctacctcagggaagtttgGGCTCTTGTGTTTAGTATTTCTTTAGTCTTcggttgctttgttttcattgtgctgtcctatgtgcagatcttcagggcagtgctgaggatgccctctgagcagggccagcacaaagccttttccacgtgcaTCCCTCACCTGGCCATTGTCTCCATGTTTTCCAGCACtgccatgtttgcctacctgaagccctcttccatttccttcccaTCTTTGGACCTGGTGATGTCATTTCTGTATTCGGTGATTCCTCCAAcactgaaccccctcatctacagcatgaggaaccaggaactAAGGAATGTAGCGAGGAAACTCTTTGGATACCTGCTACTTTATAAACAATAA
- the LOC137846923 gene encoding olfactory receptor 14C36-like encodes MCNSSSITEFLLLAFSDTRELQLLHIMLFLGIYLAALLGNGLILSAVACDHRLHTPMYFFLLNLALLDLGCISTTLPKAMANALWDNRAISYIGCTFQVFLFLFFISAEFYLLTVMAYDRYVAICKPLHYGSLLGSRACAQMAAAAWGSGFLNALMETANTFSLPLCQGNALDQFFCEIPHILKLSCSNSYPREAGLLVVSAFFGIGCFSFIALSYIHIFRAVLRMPSEQGRHKAFSTCLPHLTSISLFLSTLMFVYLKPPSVSLPVLDLVVSFLYTVIPPTLNPLIYSMRNQELKVALRKLMTRYVSKATIC; translated from the coding sequence ATGtgtaacagcagctccatcactgagttcctcctgctggcattctcagacacgcgcgagctgcagcttctgcacatcatgctcttcctgggcatctacctggctgccctcctgggcaacggcctcatcctcagcgctgtagcctgcgaccaccgcctccacacccccatgtacttcttcctcctcaacctcgccctcctcgacctgggctgcatctccaccactctgcccaaagcaatggccaatgccctctgggacaacAGGGCCATCTCCTACATAGGATGTACTTTCcaggtttttctgtttctcttcttcataTCTGCAGAATTTTATCTTCTCAccgtcatggcctatgaccgctacgttgccatctgcaagcccctgcactacgggagcctcctgggcagcagagcttgtgcccagatggcagcagctgcctggggcagtggctttctcaatgctctCATGGAaactgccaatacattttccctgcccctctgccaaggcaatgctttggaccagttcttctgtgaaatcccccacatccttAAACTTTCCTGCTCGAACTCTTACCCAAGGGAAGCAGGGCTTCTTGTGGTTAGTGCCTTTTTTGGTATtggatgcttttcttttattgctcTATCCTACATACACAtcttcagagctgtgctgaggatgccctctgagcagggccggcacaaagccttttccacgtgcctccctcacctcaCTTCCATTTCCCTGTTTCTCAGCACACTCATGTTTGTCTACCTGAAACCCCCCTCTGTGTCCCTCCCAGTCCTGGACCTGGTGGTTTCGTTTCTGTACACAGTGATACCTCCCACACTGAATCCACTAATatacagcatgaggaaccaggagctcaaagTTGCACTCAGGAAATTAATGACTAGATATGTTTCAAAAGCAACAATCTGCTAA